AATTGTTCAACACAAATTTTCCACGCCACATCGGGAAACTTTTGTGCCAACAATTCAAGGACTTTTATGCGTATTTCAATAGAGACAGCCGTTTGAGGCATCCAGCAACGAAAAATCGAGCTTAAGCTGGCGCTTGGCTTGTTCATTATGTTGTCGTCTATTTCTTGCTGAGCCAAGCGCCCAAGAATTAAGACTGTGGACACTAGATACTCTTCAGACCATGCTAATCCCTCCAAAGCCCACAGCAACCCCGAACGATAACAGCGACCAAACAAACCGGTGTTAACAGGGCGCATTAAAAGAAGGGATTGCGGTTCAGCGCTTTCAAGGTCGCGCTCCAGGATATTCAGAAATACCTTCGGTGCGGCCTCAGCGTACATGGGTAAATCGCCGGAGCTAGCTTCTAAGGTTCGGATTGTAAGCGGGGTAAACAATTCTTCAATGAGATGTCCAACCCTTACTTCCAGATCGACGCCAAGGCGATTTTTCAGTATCTGATTCCCATAGACAGCAAGCAGCACAAGCGTTTCACATATACCGTCTCTCAAAGCGGAGGAAATATCGCGGCTCTTTCCGTACATGCCAGCGGCCCATCTTTGATCTTCAGGTAAATCCAGAGATGGGTCGTCTTCTGATAGGACAAGTTTCGCCACATTCAGGAAACGCTGAATGTCAGGCTCAGTAATGTCCTTGCTGATAGCGAACATGACGTCAATCTTGGAAACAAGGCCGTGGAGCGATCCGGCAGACCAGATTGGGGAATCCTCAAGTTGCTGCAATGCCGCTATTTGCTGTTCTAGCTCTGCATACGAGAATTGACCCGACAAAAGCTCCATTATAACTTTATCTGCGTCATTCCTTGTTTTCCAAGCGCCTGCAAAGGCAAACGGTACAAGCGATCTTGCTGTACCCTGATCCGATGCCCAATATGGTGTTTGAATCGCTCTTGTTTTGGATAAGCGCCTACGAAGGATTGTCAGCGACCTGCCTGATTCATGGGTTAGACGGCTAATCTCATCATCGTTACACCCCATGCTCTTTAGGGCCTTGTTAAAGGGTTCGTAAGTTAGAGGTTCAAGAGCTATATCCGGCTCGTTATTGATGGCACTACGAGGGTACAGAATTATCGAACGAAGATTTTTCGCGTGCTGCGCTATCTCTTTCTCAACTTCCCGATTGGCAGTTACAGCAACAAAATGCGGCGACTGCGATGCCAGCTTTGTCAGTTGACCAGGCTTATCAAACACGATGACGCGATCACGCAGATGCGACAGCTCAGAATCGTTTTGTGAAAACAAGCAATGCAGGAACGCGAGGGCTTCCAACGTCGAATCGGCAGCTACAATCAAAGGCTCTCCTGGCGCGCTTAATAGTTTTTTCTTGGCTGATGGCCTGAATCCTTCGATGGCAGGAACAAAAAGTTCAGGCGAGAGAGGCGGAGCACAGTCCGCTAGCCATTCTTGCCAGCACGCTTCTAATGAACGCACGCCCTCGGACGGAAGGCCAATTTCATTGGCGAACCACGCCTGTCCTGGAATTGACTGCTCAAGCCATTCTTCCAGATTGCTGGCATCAAAAACCCGAACGTCTTTCCATTTTTTTCTTTCTTGCGCTCCTTCTCCCACTCGCCTTTGCCGTGCCACCGCCTGGGCGTAACAAACACAAAGGTGATTTCCTTGCGTTCATCCGCAGGTGTCTGATCAACGCTTTTAGCGTAATCACCATCAGCTTTGGTTTTTGGTTCTTGATTAACCCCAAACTCCCATCCGGATTTTCCGGCCGGTATCCAAGGGGTCACATCACCGGCCTCTACATATCCATCCCACCCAGGGCGCTCCGAATCATCGTTTCCTGGAAATTCACATTTCTCTAATTTAATGCCGGTTGAATTTACAAGCGTTCTAAGAAATACGGAGAGCCTCGCACGAGCAGTGAGAGTTCCCGCCCATGTTTCAATGTCATTCGCCTTGAGCTGAAGAAACGGAGGCACGTATGGTTTTGTCGTTTCCCCCACCTTGCCTTTGGCAAGGTCAGCGTCGTATGCGGCCTGCATATCCATAAGTTTATGAGCACTCGCACCGAACGTATGTTCGATCCTGGCCGCCATGTCCGCCGACAATGCGGCTTTTCCATTCAGCATATTGGAAAGCGCCGGCCTTCCCACAGACAGCCTTTTGGCCGCCTCAGTTACATTCATACCCTTAGGCAGAACATTTTCCCTTATGTAAGGGCCGGGATGTAGGCTGTCGGTCTGGTTCTTTTTTGTCATGGCGAATCTCCCTATTAACTCACCATACTGTATTGTGTATCGTTACGCAATACACTTTATATTCTTGCGATTATGGTTATTCATACGGGCGTCGGTAATGCCCGTCTTAAGATTCAACCACATACTCTCCTTGGATTCGAGCAGGACCGTGTCTGCCCCCTGGCCTCATGCACGCTCCGGCGCTGAAAGTAAAAGAGCTTGTTTTCAGCCGCTTTTTAGCCCTGTCAGAGCGTTTCACCGCAGTGTCACCAAAACTCGCCTTGAATCCTGCTCCGACTGTGCACTCTAAAGCGTTGTAGGGACTCGTTCTTTTTCTTTGCCCGTACAAGGTTAGCTTTTTCTCATCCATTTTTATCAATGAAAATCGCCTCAAAAATTCGATCAGGATTGTTAATCCAGGCGCGTTTCTTTAACGTGGTTGCTGGAGACAGCAAAAAACTGTCTCTGGGGCTTTTCATCCCCATCAAGTGCGGCAAAGACACTGCCGGAAATGTGTCGCTACTCAGCTCACGGCTGGGTGGCGATGTCATGTCCAAGGCGCAAGCCCAAAAGCATCGCGCCGTTTCACTTGATACGGATGAAAACACCCAGCCACCAGGGCAGGACAGCTCTGGTGGTTTTCCGTACATGAAAGGAAATGACGTGAAAATATATATCTGCATTTTGATCACCGTATTGGCGCTTTCTGGCTGCGCTAATCCGCGTTCCACCACAAACCAGCTTGAGCTGGGTATGACCAAAGATCAGGTGCGTGCCATTATGGGCGAGCCTGACAGTTCCGCTGCGATCAAGGGCCAAGGGGACTGCTATTTCTACAGCATGTGGCGCGACTTCTGGAACCGCCGCCCTGGCGATTATTCTGACCGTTACTATGCGTGCTTTAAATCTGGCGAGCTTGTTGTCTATGGCCGTGTGGGAGATCCGATGTGATAGAGATTGCTCAAAATGAAGAGGTAAAGCTGTCCTCAAAAATAGTAATAAAAGCCAAGGACATATCTATACGTCTTTGTACCTTCACAGCTGTGACGGTTTTGGCACTTGCGACGTTGATAATTATTGATCGCGTACTGCTTGTGGTTTTGGGGCTTGAAGAGTCCGGCCTTATGCTGTCGCCAATTTTCATTTTCATAGGAGGCTTGGCCATAAGGAGTGCGTTTAGAAAAATCGTACGCCGAAAGGAAATACAAACCCGCGTGAAAATTACAGCAGC
The window above is part of the Micavibrio aeruginosavorus ARL-13 genome. Proteins encoded here:
- a CDS encoding HigA family addiction module antitoxin, producing MTKKNQTDSLHPGPYIRENVLPKGMNVTEAAKRLSVGRPALSNMLNGKAALSADMAARIEHTFGASAHKLMDMQAAYDADLAKGKVGETTKPYVPPFLQLKANDIETWAGTLTARARLSVFLRTLVNSTGIKLEKCEFPGNDDSERPGWDGYVEAGDVTPWIPAGKSGWEFGVNQEPKTKADGDYAKSVDQTPADERKEITFVFVTPRRWHGKGEWEKERKKEKNGKTFGFLMPAIWKNGLSSQFQDRRGSPMKLAFRPRACVH
- the bamE gene encoding outer membrane protein assembly factor BamE domain-containing protein; amino-acid sequence: MKIASKIRSGLLIQARFFNVVAGDSKKLSLGLFIPIKCGKDTAGNVSLLSSRLGGDVMSKAQAQKHRAVSLDTDENTQPPGQDSSGGFPYMKGNDVKIYICILITVLALSGCANPRSTTNQLELGMTKDQVRAIMGEPDSSAAIKGQGDCYFYSMWRDFWNRRPGDYSDRYYACFKSGELVVYGRVGDPM